The proteins below are encoded in one region of Sporosarcina sp. FSL K6-1508:
- a CDS encoding NAD-dependent succinate-semialdehyde dehydrogenase, with product MKRYHMIINGEEVGHELPIIEVSNPATGQVFATVPKGNGKEAELAVDAAFAAFEKWSGLSAYERSDLIRNWYELIKDHTEDLAKTMTEEQGKPLTEARGEINYANGFMSWYAEEGKRVYGEMIPATQQNKRLFVHKQPVGVAAVITPWNFPAAMITRKVGPALAAGCTVVIKPAGQTPLTAIKLVQLAGEAGIPPGVVNIVTGDSKTIGEAWLKDTRVRKLTFTGSTEVGKVLMQGAAETVKKVSLELGGHAPAIIMEDCDLDKAVEGVLAAKFRNAGQTCVCINRVYVQESIAESFTQKLVEKAKKMKVGNGLDEGVDIGPLIDVSAVEKAQNHVDDATTKGAIIALGGEGRDGLFFEPTILTNVTDDMVCMYEETFGPVMPISTFSTEEEAIRRANDSIYGLAAYVFTENISRGIRITDKLEYGIIGLNDGLPSTPQAPFGGFKQSGLGREGGHHGIDEYLEVKYISLGL from the coding sequence TTGAAAAGATATCACATGATTATTAATGGTGAAGAGGTCGGGCATGAGCTGCCGATCATTGAAGTCAGTAATCCTGCTACAGGACAAGTATTTGCAACTGTACCAAAAGGAAATGGAAAAGAGGCAGAACTTGCTGTAGATGCTGCATTTGCTGCATTTGAAAAATGGTCAGGACTGTCTGCATACGAGAGAAGTGATTTAATCCGGAATTGGTATGAGCTGATTAAGGATCATACGGAGGACCTCGCGAAAACAATGACGGAAGAGCAAGGAAAACCGCTAACTGAAGCCCGTGGTGAAATCAATTATGCGAACGGTTTTATGTCTTGGTATGCGGAAGAGGGCAAGCGAGTATACGGAGAAATGATACCGGCTACTCAGCAAAATAAACGTCTTTTTGTTCATAAACAACCCGTTGGCGTTGCGGCAGTCATTACGCCATGGAACTTCCCGGCAGCAATGATTACAAGGAAAGTGGGCCCTGCACTTGCAGCGGGCTGTACAGTCGTTATAAAACCAGCCGGTCAAACACCGCTTACTGCTATTAAGCTTGTTCAGCTGGCTGGAGAGGCAGGCATCCCTCCTGGCGTTGTTAATATCGTTACTGGGGATTCCAAAACAATTGGTGAAGCTTGGTTAAAAGATACACGTGTTAGGAAACTTACATTTACGGGATCGACGGAGGTCGGGAAAGTACTGATGCAAGGTGCCGCAGAAACAGTAAAAAAAGTATCCCTTGAATTGGGTGGACATGCGCCAGCAATCATTATGGAAGATTGCGATTTGGATAAAGCGGTAGAAGGCGTACTTGCGGCAAAGTTCCGAAACGCAGGTCAAACATGCGTCTGTATAAATCGTGTCTATGTTCAAGAATCGATTGCTGAATCATTCACTCAGAAGCTTGTTGAAAAAGCGAAGAAAATGAAGGTAGGAAATGGATTGGACGAGGGTGTTGATATTGGTCCTCTTATCGATGTTTCCGCTGTTGAAAAAGCCCAAAACCATGTTGACGATGCGACAACAAAAGGGGCGATAATCGCACTTGGCGGGGAAGGACGGGATGGACTCTTCTTTGAACCGACCATTTTAACTAATGTAACGGACGACATGGTTTGTATGTATGAGGAAACATTTGGTCCAGTTATGCCAATTAGTACATTTTCAACGGAAGAAGAGGCAATCAGACGAGCTAATGACTCGATTTATGGACTGGCTGCCTACGTCTTCACGGAGAACATATCGAGAGGAATCCGGATTACCGATAAGTTGGAGTATGGAATTATCGGTCTCAATGATGGACTTCCATCAACACCACAAGCACCATTTGGCGGCTTTAAACAGAGTGGCCTTGGGCGAGAAGGCGGTCACCATGGCATAGATGAGTATCTAGAAGTTAAATACATTTCGCTTGGTTTATAA
- the ahlS gene encoding AhlS family quorum-quenching N-acyl homoserine lactonase, which produces MSNIIKPSKKLYVMDNGRMKMDKNWMIAMHNPATLANPNAPAEFVEFPIYTVLIDHPEGKILFDTACNPNSMGQDGRWGQMTQQMFPITMAEECYLHNRLEQLGVRPEDIKYVVASHLHLDHAGCLELFTNATIIVHEDELNGTLQTYARNQKEGAYIWGDIDAWIKNNLQWHTIKRGEDNIQLAEGINILNFGSGHAWGMLGLQIDMPDTGGIILASDAIYTEESFGPPIKPPGIIYDSIGYSTAVEKIRRIAKETDSDVWFGHDANQFKNFRKSTEGYYE; this is translated from the coding sequence TTGTCAAACATTATTAAGCCAAGTAAAAAGCTGTATGTTATGGACAACGGGCGTATGAAAATGGATAAAAACTGGATGATTGCGATGCATAACCCTGCCACATTAGCAAATCCGAATGCACCTGCCGAATTTGTTGAGTTTCCTATTTACACGGTCCTGATTGATCATCCAGAAGGGAAAATCCTTTTTGACACCGCCTGTAACCCGAATTCGATGGGACAGGATGGCCGCTGGGGCCAAATGACACAGCAAATGTTTCCGATTACGATGGCAGAGGAATGTTACCTTCATAATCGTTTGGAACAATTGGGGGTTAGGCCTGAAGATATTAAATATGTAGTTGCTTCCCATCTCCATTTAGATCATGCAGGATGTTTGGAGTTGTTTACCAATGCTACAATCATTGTCCATGAGGATGAGCTGAATGGAACATTGCAGACATATGCCCGCAATCAGAAAGAGGGGGCTTATATATGGGGTGATATTGATGCATGGATTAAAAATAATCTTCAATGGCACACAATCAAACGTGGGGAAGATAATATTCAACTTGCGGAAGGAATCAATATTCTTAATTTTGGCAGCGGACATGCATGGGGAATGCTTGGATTGCAGATTGATATGCCTGACACGGGCGGAATTATTTTAGCTTCAGATGCAATTTATACGGAAGAAAGTTTTGGGCCGCCAATCAAACCGCCGGGTATTATTTATGATTCGATTGGGTATTCCACAGCAGTTGAGAAAATCCGAAGAATTGCAAAAGAAACCGATTCCGATGTGTGGTTTGGACATGATGCGAATCAATTCAAGAACTTTCGAAAATCGACCGAGGGGTACTATGAGTAA
- a CDS encoding iron-containing alcohol dehydrogenase has protein sequence MGFSQLVFAPLSYTGWGALTQLVAEVEKYDAQKVLVVTDPVLEKIGITKQVTAPLIEKGFAVSVYTEVVPEPPLEVGEALVDFTRKGNFDLVIGFGGGSAMDLAKLAAVLAVHEGPVADYLNLTGTKKVEKKGLPKILIPTTAGTGSEVTNISVLSLETTKDVVANNYLLADVAIVDPALTVSVPPRVTAATGVDALTHAVEAYISVNASPASDALALHAIRLIAHSLRKAVEDGNNRQARTDMSQGSFLAGLAFFNAGVAGVHALAYPIGGQFHIPHGESNAVLLPYVMSYIRKSCTKRMGDILEALGGNKSLLSEEEASYKCVDELTRIVKDVGIPSTLGGFNIPESALEQLTSDGVKQKRILERSPLPLKEDDIRKIYQSAFDGVVTEPV, from the coding sequence ATGGGCTTTTCACAACTTGTATTTGCGCCTCTTAGTTATACAGGCTGGGGAGCATTAACACAATTAGTCGCCGAGGTCGAAAAATATGACGCTCAAAAAGTTCTTGTGGTGACAGATCCTGTTTTAGAGAAGATTGGCATCACTAAACAAGTGACAGCACCACTTATCGAAAAGGGGTTTGCTGTTTCTGTCTATACAGAGGTTGTTCCAGAACCACCACTCGAAGTCGGGGAGGCACTCGTCGATTTTACGCGTAAAGGGAACTTTGATTTAGTCATTGGATTTGGCGGTGGCAGTGCGATGGATCTGGCGAAATTAGCAGCAGTACTGGCAGTTCATGAAGGTCCCGTAGCGGACTACTTGAATTTGACTGGTACGAAAAAAGTTGAGAAGAAAGGGCTCCCGAAAATACTTATTCCTACAACTGCGGGGACGGGCTCTGAAGTGACGAACATTTCCGTTCTCTCATTGGAGACAACAAAAGATGTAGTAGCGAATAATTATCTATTAGCTGATGTCGCCATTGTGGACCCGGCTTTGACGGTTTCGGTACCTCCAAGAGTGACGGCGGCAACGGGGGTGGATGCACTAACGCACGCAGTGGAAGCTTATATTTCTGTAAATGCTAGTCCGGCATCAGATGCACTTGCCTTACATGCGATTCGGCTTATAGCACATTCACTCCGGAAAGCGGTTGAAGATGGAAACAATCGGCAAGCAAGAACGGATATGAGTCAGGGAAGCTTTCTTGCGGGCTTGGCATTCTTCAATGCGGGGGTAGCCGGTGTCCATGCTTTAGCATATCCAATCGGTGGGCAATTCCATATTCCACATGGTGAATCTAATGCAGTATTACTGCCTTACGTTATGAGTTATATTCGTAAAAGTTGTACGAAGCGAATGGGCGATATTTTAGAAGCATTAGGTGGCAATAAAAGCCTGTTATCTGAAGAAGAAGCATCCTATAAATGTGTAGACGAACTGACAAGAATCGTTAAAGATGTAGGAATCCCATCAACATTAGGCGGTTTCAATATTCCAGAATCGGCACTTGAGCAATTGACTTCTGATGGTGTAAAGCAAAAGCGTATACTGGAAAGAAGTCCCCTTCCGTTGAAAGAGGATGACATACGAAAAATATATCAATCGGCATTTGATGGTGTTGTTACCGAGCCGGTTTGA
- a CDS encoding LacI family DNA-binding transcriptional regulator, which translates to MVSSKDVAKYAGVSQTTVSRVLNSPDLVQKKTLDKVQNAINELNYRPNSVARSLVNNKTKSIALLSGPLHNPFFAESTTSIVNYAKEKGFNVNVHFENFGSNMEVYQDMVENTVDGIILSSILYEDLIFERLNRLDIPFVMFNRKHKELGHFVEMDNVQAGRLATAHLISLKHQHIAWVGGPLNMSTFWGRFEGYKQVLTEEKIPLEQHNIIITDTSRESIFKETASIMSRKNRPTAIYAATDSIAIFIMDYLLQKGYEIPRDISIIGTDNVNLSAHASFQLSTVTITTEQNLGRIAVETLFNLIEGQPFSPSFIQKTIETSLLARKTTLKL; encoded by the coding sequence ATGGTTTCTTCTAAAGATGTTGCGAAATATGCTGGTGTTTCACAAACAACGGTGTCACGTGTATTAAATAGTCCCGATTTGGTACAGAAAAAAACGCTCGATAAAGTACAGAATGCAATAAATGAATTGAATTATCGACCCAACTCAGTCGCACGTTCACTTGTGAATAATAAAACCAAATCAATCGCTTTACTATCAGGTCCGCTTCATAACCCTTTTTTTGCGGAGTCTACAACGTCTATTGTGAATTATGCAAAAGAAAAAGGATTTAATGTAAATGTACACTTTGAGAATTTCGGAAGTAATATGGAAGTCTATCAAGACATGGTTGAGAATACGGTTGATGGAATTATTTTATCATCCATTTTATATGAGGATTTGATCTTTGAGCGATTGAACAGGTTAGATATTCCTTTTGTAATGTTTAACCGAAAGCATAAAGAGCTTGGTCATTTTGTGGAAATGGACAATGTTCAAGCGGGACGTCTTGCAACTGCACATTTAATAAGTTTAAAGCATCAACATATTGCCTGGGTTGGAGGACCTCTGAATATGAGCACGTTTTGGGGAAGATTCGAGGGTTATAAACAAGTTCTTACAGAAGAAAAAATTCCCCTTGAGCAGCACAATATTATTATTACAGACACGAGCCGAGAATCTATTTTTAAGGAAACCGCATCCATCATGTCCCGCAAGAATCGACCTACAGCTATTTATGCTGCAACCGATTCAATCGCTATCTTTATAATGGATTATCTTCTTCAAAAGGGATACGAAATTCCTCGGGATATTAGCATTATTGGAACCGATAATGTGAATTTAAGCGCTCATGCTTCATTTCAACTTAGCACGGTTACAATAACGACAGAACAAAATCTTGGACGGATTGCAGTCGAAACGTTATTTAATCTAATTGAAGGACAGCCTTTCAGTCCATCGTTTATTCAAAAAACAATTGAAACAAGTTTATTGGCAAGGAAAACAACCCTAAAATTGTAA
- a CDS encoding anti sigma factor C-terminal domain-containing protein, whose protein sequence is MANELNKDSIEESQDAMLQNMQMMLKKNKRLAEKLLGTEILQKRYDYLNDHGFQAYGAVVTGPVKELLKLRELEGIHSVLLGEMTYWNWNKR, encoded by the coding sequence TTGGCAAATGAATTAAATAAAGATTCAATTGAAGAGAGTCAAGACGCAATGCTGCAAAATATGCAAATGATGTTAAAGAAGAATAAGCGATTAGCGGAAAAATTACTGGGTACTGAGATTCTCCAAAAAAGATATGACTACTTAAACGACCATGGTTTTCAGGCTTACGGTGCGGTTGTTACGGGGCCAGTCAAAGAATTATTGAAACTGCGAGAGTTAGAAGGAATCCATAGCGTTTTACTAGGCGAAATGACGTATTGGAATTGGAATAAAAGATAA